In Thunnus albacares chromosome 10, fThuAlb1.1, whole genome shotgun sequence, a single window of DNA contains:
- the LOC122991003 gene encoding protocadherin gamma-A12-like has product MGDKGFSVLRTILCFVSFYVTLHVVYGDLSYSIPEEMKRDAVIGNIAKDLGLDLRTLSSRKARVDFEGTRKRYCDINLNTGDLITSERIDRESLCSKKPSCVVKVDLVLENPLELHRITLHIQDVNDNSPKFKKNLIEMEISESAENRNRFSIEEAHDADIGQNAVQRYNLEKNDHFILSVDSNKVELVLENKLDREKQKEINLLLTALDGGSPQRSGTVVIHVTVLDANDNAPVFNQAVYKASLPENSPPGTTVINVSATDADEGVNGDVTYDFGHVSDDDVNVFSIDPTTGEIRVTGMIDFEDSSPFEMRVEAKDGLGLTSYAKVIIDVTDVNDNAPVIYLKSLSNPIPENVLPGTEVGIINVQDRDSENNGQVRCSIQQGAPFKLVPSIKNYYSLVTTGQLDRELVSDYNITITATDEGSPPLSSSKTVQFSVADINDNPPVFEEQSYSAYVTENNKPGSTLCSVTARDPDWRQNGTVIYSLLPGEVNGAQVSSYVSVNGDTGVIHAVRSFDYEQFRSFKVHVMARDNGSPPLSSNVTVSVFISDVNDNSPQILYPAPEGNSFMTELVPKAAHGGSLVSKVIAVDADSGQNAWLSYHIVKSTDPGLFSIGLHSGEIRTQRDISESDSMKQNLIVSVKDNGQPSLSATCSMYLLISDNLAEVPELKDISYDEKNSKLTSYLIIALVSVSTFFLTFIIIILGVRFCRRRKPRLLFDGAVAIPSAYLPPNYADVDGTGTLRSTYNYDAYLTTGSRTSDFKFVSSYNDNTLPADQTLRKRPSDFADPFEELNVTVEVGTVQSTLLATMSL; this is encoded by the coding sequence ATGGGAGACAAAGGATTTTCAGTGCTTCGTACAATCTTGTGCTTTGTTTCCTTCTATGTAACGCTGCACGTCGTTTATGGAGATCTGAGTTACTCTATTCCAGAGGAGATGAAACGCGACGCTGTTATTGGAAATATAGCCAAAGATCTCGGTCTCGACCTGAGGACTTTATCTTCACGAAAGGCCCGAGTTGATTTTGAAGGGACTCGTAAACGGTACTGTGACATTAATCTGAACACCGGAGATTTGATCACATCGGAAAGAATTGATAGAGAAAGCCTTTGCAGCAAGAAACCTTCCTGTGTTGTAAAAGTGGACCTGGTGTTAGAAAATCCTTTGGAGCTCCATCGTATAACTCTTCATATCCAAGATGTAAACGACAACTCGCCAAAATTCAAGaaaaatttaattgaaatggAAATAAGCGAATCAGCTGAAAATCGTAACCGCTTCTCTATCGAGGAGGCCCACGACGCAGATATAGGTCAAAATGCTGTTCAAAGATACAACTTAGAAAAGAACGACCATTTTATCCTATCAGTTGACAGCAACAAGGTTGAGCTCGTACTGGAAAACAAACTTGATCGAGAAAAGCAAAAAGAGATTAATTTGCTTCTCACAGCTTTAGATGGTGGCTCTCCCCAGAGATCGGGTACAGTAGTCATACACGTCACTGTACTGGATGCTAATGATAACGCCCCAGTGTTTAACCAGGCCGTTTATAAAGCCAGTCTGCCTGAAAACTCTCCTCCAGGTACCACAGTAATTAATGTCAGTGCTACTGACGCAGATGAAGGAGTGAATGGAGATGTGACATATGACTTTGGCCATGTGTCAGATGATGATGTAAACGTATTTTCTATCGATCCTACAACGGGAGAAATTAGAGTAACTGGTATGATTGATTTTGAAGACAGTAGTCCCTTTGAAATGAGAGTGGAAGCTAAAGATGGTTTAGGGCTAACCTCGTACGCCAAAGTTATAATAGATGTTACGGATGTAAATGACAATGCTCCAGTGATATATCTGAAATCACTGTCTAACCCCATACCAGAGAATGTGTTACCTGGTACAGAGGTGGGCATCATTAACGTACAGGACAGAGACTCTGAGAATAACGGACAGGTCCGCTGCTCCATTCAGCAAGGCGCCCCATTTAAATTGGTTCCTTCTATTAAAAACTACTATTCTCTGGTGACTACAGGACAACTGGACCGTGAACTAGTGTCTGATTACAACATTACAATCACTGCCACTGACGAGGGCTCTccacctctgtcctcctctaaaACTGTTCAGTTTTCTGTAGCAGACATCAACGACAACCCACCTGTGTTTGAGGAACAGTCCTACAGCGcatatgtgactgaaaataacaaacctGGCTCCACTCTATGTTCCGTTACTGCTCGAGACCCTGACTGGAGACAAAACGGTACAGTGATTTATTCTCTGTTACCTGGTGAGGTGAATGGAGCCCAGGTGTCCTCCTATGTATCTGTTAACGGAGACACGGGGGTGATTCACGCTGTGAGGTCGTTTGATTATGAACAGTTCAGGAGTTTTAAAGTTCACGTGATGGCCAGAGACAACGGTTCTCCTCCGCTCAGCAGCAACGTGACCGTCAGTGTGTTCATATCGGATGTGAATGATAACTCTCCTCAGATACTGTACCCCGCCCCGGAGGGCAACTCCTTCATGACCGAGCTGGTCCCCAAAGCTGCACATGGAGGCTCTCTGGTATCCAAAGTGATAGCGGTGGACGCGGACTCCGGACAGAACGCCTGGCTGTCCTATCATATAGTCAAATCCACTGATCCGGGACTTTTCAGTATTGGTCTCCACAGCGGAGAGATCAGGACACAGCGGGACATTTCTGAATCTGACAGCATGAAACAGAACCTCATTGTGTCAGTGAAAGATAACGgacagccctctctctctgccacctgttccatgtatttacttatttctgATAACTTGGCTGAGGTCCCAGAACTGAAGGATATTTCTTATGATGAGAAGAATTCCAAACTGACCTCTTATCTGATCATCGCGCTGGTGTCAGTTTCCACCTTTTTTCTGACcttcattatcatcatcctgGGTGTGAGGTTTTGTCGCAGGAGGAAGCCCAGACTGTTGTTTGATGGAGCAGTTGCCATCCCCAGCGCTTATCTTCCTCCTAATTACGCAGATGTTGACGGCACAGGAACTTTACGTAGCACTTACAATTATGACGCCTACTTGACAACAGGGTCTAGAACCAGTGACTTTAAGTTCGTCAGTTCATACAATGACAACACTCTGCCTGCTGACCAGACTCTGAGGAAACGTCCATCAGACTTTGCTGACCCATTCGAAGAGTTGAATGTGACTGTAGAGGTAGGAACCGTTCAAAGTACTTTACTCGCAACCATGTCTCTCTGA
- the LOC122991004 gene encoding protocadherin gamma-A12-like encodes MVRKGFPGLRTILCFVSFLVTLHLVHGDLSYSIPEEMKRESVIGNIAKDLGLDLRTLSSRQIRVDFEGTRKRYCDINLNTGDLITSERIDRESLCLKKPSCVLKVDLVLENPLELHRVTLHIQDINDNSPQFNDKLIEMEIWESAEKGNRFSIEEAHDADIGQNAVQRYNLQKNDNFILAVDNSKVELVLENKLDREKQKEINLLLTALDGGSPQRSGTVVIHVTVLDANDNAPVFSQAIYKTSLPENSPPDTTAIHVSATDADEGVNGDVTYHFGHVSDDDVNVFSIDPKTGEVRVTGVIDFEERSSFEMRVKAKDGLGLTSYAKVIIDVTDVNDNAPVIYLKSLTDPIPENVSPGTEVGIINVQDRDSENNGQVRCSIQQGAPFKLVPSIKSYYSLVTTGQLDRELVSDYNLTITATDEGSPPLSSSKTVQLSVADINDNPPVFEEQSYSAYVTENNKPGSTLSSVTARDPDWRQNGTVIYSLLPGEVNGAPVSSYVSVNGDTGVIHAVRSFDYEQFRSFKVHVMARDNGSPPLSSNVTVSLFISDVNDNSPQILYPAPEGNSFMTELVPKAAHGGSLVSKVIAVDADSGQNAWLSYHIVKSTDPGLFSIGLHSGEIRTQRDISESDSMKQNLIVSVKDNGQPSLSATCSMYLLISDNLAEVPELKDISYDEKNSKLTSYLIIALVSVSTFFLTFIIIILGVRFCRRRKPRLLFDGAVAIPSAYLPPNYADVDGTGTLRSTYNYDAYLTTGSRTSDFKFVTSYNDNTLPADQTLRKSPSDFADPFEDLEASVEVGAT; translated from the coding sequence ATGGTACGCAAAGGATTTCCAGGGCTTCGTACAATCCTCTGCTTTGTTTCCTTCCTCGTAACGCTGCACCTCGTTCATGGAGATCTGAGCTATTCTATTCCAGAGGAGATGAAACGCGAATCTGTTATTGGAAATATAGCCAAAGACCTTGGTCTCGACCTGAGGACTTTATCTTCACGACAGATCCGTGTTGATTTTGAAGGAACTCGGAAAAGGTATTGTGACATTAATCTGAATACCGGAGATTTGATCACATCGGAGAGAATTGACAGAGAAAGCCTTTGTCTGAAGAAACCCTCGTGTGTTTTAAAAGTAGACCTAGTGTTGGAAAATCCTTTGGAGCTTCATCGTGTAACTCTTCATATTCAAGACATTAATGACAACTCACCGCAATTCAACGATAAATTAATTGAAATGGAAATATGGGAGTCAGCTGAAAAGGGTAACCGCTTCTCTATTGAGGAGGCCCATGACGCAGATATAGGTCAAAATGCTGTTCAAAGGTACAACCTCCAAAAGAACGACAACTTTATTCTTGCTGTTGACAACAGCAAGGTTGAACTCGTACTAGAGAACAAACTTGAtcgagaaaaacaaaaagagattaATTTGCTTCTCACAGCTTTAGATGGTGGCTCTCCCCAGAGATCGGGTACAGTAGTTATACACGTCACTGTACTGGATGCTAATGATAACGCCCCAGTGTTTAGCCAGGCCATTTACAAAACCAGTCTGCCTGAAAACTCTCCTCCAGATACCACAGCGATTCATGTCAGTGCTACTGACGCAGATGAAGGAGTGAATGGAGATGTGACATATCACTTTGGCCATGTGTCAGACgatgatgtaaatgttttctcaaTTGATCCCAAAACAGGAGAAGTTAGAGTAACTGGCGTGATTGACTTTGAAGAGAGGAGTTCTTTTGAGATGAGAGTGAAAGCTAAAGATGGTTTAGGGCTAACCTCATACGCCAAAGTTATAATAGATGTTACGGATGTAAATGACAATGCTCCAGTGATATATCTGAAATCATTGACTGATCCCATACCTGAGAATGTGTCACCTGGTACAGAGGTGGGCATCATTAACGTGCAGGACAGAGACTCTGAGAATAACGGACAGGTCCGCTGCTCCATTCAGCAAGGCGCCCCCTTTAAGTTAGTCCCTTCTATTAAAAGCTATTATTCTCTGGTGACTACAGGACAACTGGACCGTGAACTAGTGTCTGATTACAACCTTACAATCACCGCCACTGACGAGGGCTCTccacctctgtcctcctctaaaACTGTTCAGTTATCTGTAGCAGACATCAACGACAACCCACCTGTGTTTGAGGAACAGTCCTACAGCGcatatgtgactgaaaataacaaacctGGCTCCACTCTATCTTCCGTTACTGCTCGAGACCCTGACTGGCGACAAAACGGTACAGTGATTTATTCTCTGTTACCTGGTGAGGTGAATGGAGCCCCGGTGTCCTCCTATGTATCTGTTAACGGAGACACGGGGGTGATCCACGCCGTGAGGTCGTTTGATTATGAACAGTTCAGGAGTTTTAAAGTGCACGTGATGGCCAGAGACAACGGTTCTCCTCCGCTCAGCAGCAACGTGACCGTCAGTTTGTTCATATCGGATGTGAATGACAACTCTCCTCAGATACTGTACCCCGCCCCGGAGGGCAACTCCTTCATGACCGAGCTGGTCCCCAAAGCTGCACACGGAGGCTCTCTGGTATCCAAAGTGATAGCGGTGGACGCGGACTCCGGACAGAACGCCTGGCTGTCCTATCATATAGTCAAATCCACTGATCCGGGACTTTTCAGTATTGGTCTCCACAGCGGAGAGATCAGGACACAGCGGGACATTTCTGAATCTGACAGCATGAAACAGAACCTTATTGTGTCAGTGAAAGATAACGGACAGCCCTCTCTGTCTGCCACCTGTTCCatgtatttacttatttctgATAACTTGGCTGAGGTCCCAGAACTGAAGGATATTTCTTATGATGAGAAGAATTCCAAACTGACCTCTTATCTGATTATCGCGCTGGTGTCCGTTTCCACTTTTTTTCTGACCTTCATTATCATTATCCTGGGTGTGAGGTTTTGTCGCAGGAGAAAGCCCAGACTGTTATTTGATGGAGCAGTTGCCATCCCCAGCGCTTATCTCCCTCCTAATTACGCAGATGTTGACGGCACAGGGACTTTACGCAGCACTTACAATTATGACGCCTACTTGACAACAGGATCCAGAACCAGTGACTTTAAGTTCGTGACATCTTACAATGACAACACTCTGCCTGCTGACCAGACTCTGAGGAAAAGTCCGTCAGACTTTGCTGATCCGTTCGAAGATTTGGAGGCATCTGTGGAGGTAGGAGCTACTTAA
- the LOC122990894 gene encoding protocadherin beta-16-like produces the protein MGNKGLSVLRPIFCFVSFFVTLRLAYGDLSYSIPEEMKREAVIGNIAKDLGLNRGTFSSRHARVDFQGTQKRYCDIKLNTGDLIASERMDRESLCGKKPSCVLKVDLVLENPLELHRVSLFIQDVNDNSPHFREKLIEMEISELAEKGSRFPIEEAHDADIGQNAVQRYNLEKNDHFILSVDSNKVDLVLENKLDREKQKEINLLLTALDGGSPQRSGTVVIHVTVLDANDNAPVFSQAVYKASLPENSPPGTTVINVSATDADEGMNGDVTYHFGHVSDDDVNLFSIDPKTGEIRLTGVIDFEERSSFEMRVQAKDGLGLTSYAKVIIDVTDMNDNAPVIYLKSLSNPIPENVSPGTEVGIINVQDRDSENNGQVRCSIQQGAPFKLVPSIKNYYSLVTTGQLDRELVSDYNITITATDEGSPPLSSSKTVQLSVADINDNPPVFEEQSYSAYVTENNKPGSTLCSVTARDPDWRQNGTVIYSLLPGEVNGAPVSSYVSVNGDTGVIHAVRSFDYEQFRSFKVHVMARDNGSPPLSSNVTVSVFISDVNDNSPQILYPAPEGNSFMTELVPKAAHGGSLVSKVIAVDADSGQNAWLSYHIVKSTDPGLFSIGLHSGEIRTQRDISESDSMKQNLIVAVKDNGQPSLSATCSMYLLISDNLAEVPELKDISYDEKNSKLTSYLIIALVSVSTFFLTFIIIILGVRFCRRRKPRLLFDGAVAIPSAYLPPNYADVDGTGTLRSTYNYDAYLTTGSRTSDFKFVTSYNDNTLPADQTLRKSPSDFVDPFEDLTESVEVGTS, from the coding sequence ATGGGAAACAAAGGACTCTCAGTGCTTCGACCGATCTTCTGCTTTGTTTCCTTCTTCGTAACGCTGCGCCTTGCATATGGAGATCTCAGCTATTCTATTCCAGAAGAGATGAAACGCGAGGCTGTTATTGGAAATATAGCCAAAGATCTCGGTCTGAACCGCGGCACCTTTTCTTCAAGACATGCCCGTGTTGATTTTCAGGGAACTCAGAAAAGGTACTGTGACATTAAACTGAACACAGGAGATCTGATCGCATCGGAGAGAATGGACAGAGAAAGCCTTTGTGGCAAGAAGCCCTCGTGTGTTTTAAAAGTAGATCTGGTGTTAGAAAATCCGTTAGAACTTCACCGTGTAAGTCTTTTTATCCAAGATGTAAACGACAACTcaccacatttcagagaaaaattGATTGAAATGGAAATAAGTGAGTTAGCTGAAAAGGGTAGTCGTTTTCCAATCGAGGAGGCCCATGACGCAGATATAGGTCAAAATGCTGTTCAAAGATACAATTTAGAAAAGAACGACCATTTTATCCTATCAGTTGACAGCAACAAGGTTGATCTTGTACTGGAAAATAAACTTGATCGAGAAAAGCAAAAAGAGATAAATTTGCTTCTCACTGCTTTAGATGGTGGCTCTCCTCAGAGATCAGGAACTGTAGTCATACACGTCACTGTACTGGATGCTAATGATAACGCCCCAGTGTTTAGCCAGGCCGTTTATAAAGCCAGTCTGCCTGAAAACTCTCCTCCAGGTACCACAGTAATTAATGTCAGTGCTACTGACGCAGATGAAGGAATGAATGGAGATGTGACATATCATTTTGGTCATGTTTCAGACGACGATGTAAATTTATTTTCCATTGATCCAAAAACAGGAGAAATTCGACTAACTGGCGTGATTGACTTTGAAGAAAGGAGTTCTTTTGAGATGAGGGTACAAGCTAAAGATGGTTTAGGGTTAACCTCGTACGCCAAAGTTATAATAGATGTTACTGATATGAATGACAATGCCCCAGTGATATATCTGAAATCACTGTCTAACCCCATACCTGAGAATGTGTCACCTGGTACAGAGGTGGGCATCATTAATGTGCAGGACAGAGACTCTGAGAATAACGGACAGGTCCGCTGCTCCATTCAGCAAGGCGCCCCCTTTAAGTTGGTTCCTTCTATTAAAAACTACTATTCTCTGGTGACTACAGGACAACTGGACCGTGAACTAGTGTCTGATTACAACATTACAATCACTGCCACTGACGAGGGCTCTccacctctgtcctcctctaaaACTGTTCAGTTATCTGTTGCAGACATCAACGACAACCCACCTGTGTTTGAGGAACAGTCCTACAGCGcatatgtgactgaaaataacaaacctGGCTCCACTTTATGTTCCGTTACTGCTCGGGACCCCGACTGGAGACAAAACGGTACAGTGATTTATTCTCTGTTACCTGGTGAGGTGAACGGAGCCCCGGTGTCCTCCTATGTATCTGTTAACGGAGACACGGGGGTGATCCACGCCGTGAGGTCGTTTGATTATGAACAGTTCAGGAGTTTTAAAGTCCACGTGATGGCCAGAGACAACGGTTCTCCTCCGCTCAGCAGCAACGTGACCGTCAGTGTGTTCATATCGGATGTGAATGACAACTCTCCTCAGATACTGTACCCCGCCCCGGAGGGCAACTCCTTCATGACCGAGCTGGTCCCCAAAGCTGCACATGGAGGTTCTCTGGTGTCCAAAGTGATAGCTGTAGACGCGGATTCCGGACAGAACGCCTGGCTGTCCTATCATATAGTCAAATCCACTGATCCGGGACTTTTCAGTATTGGTCTCCACAGCGGAGAGATCAGGACACAGCGGGACATTTCTGAATCTGACAGCATGAAACAGAACCTTATAGTGGCAGTGAAAGATAACGgacagccctctctctctgccacctgttccatgtatttacttatttctgATAACTTGGCTGAGGTCCCAGAACTGAAGGATATTTCTTATGATGAGAAGAATTCCAAACTGACCTCTTATCTGATCATCGCGCTGGTGTCTGTGTCCACCTTTTTTCTGACCTTCATTATCATCATTCTGGGTGTGAGGTTTTGTCGCAGGAGAAAGCCCAGACTGCTGTTTGATGGAGCAGTTGCCATCCCCAGCGCTTATCTCCCTCCTAATTACGCAGATGTTGACGGCACAGGAACTTTACGTAGCACTTATAATTATGACGCCTACTTGACAACAGGATCTAGAACCAGTGACTTTAAGTTTGTAACATCTTACAATGACAACACTCTGCCTGCTGACCAGACTCTGAGGAAAAGTCCATCAGACTTTGTTGATCCCTTTGAAGATTTGACTGAGTCTGTAGAGGTAGGAACCAGTTAA
- the LOC122990895 gene encoding protocadherin gamma-A11-like, with protein sequence MGDKGFSVLRPIFCFASFFVTLHLVYGDLSYSIPEEMKRDSVIGNIAKDLGVDLSTLSSRKARVDFQGTRKRYCDINQGTGDLIISDRIDRESLCVKKPSCVLKVDLVLENPLELHRITLHIQDVNDNSPKFRDNLIEMEISESAEKGNRFSIEEAHDADVGQNAVQRYNLQQNDNFILAVDSNKVELVLENKLDREKQKEINLLLTALDGGSAQRSGTVVIHVTVLDANDNAPVFSQAVYKAILPENSPPDTTVIRVSATDADEGVNGDVTYDFGHISDGDVNVFSIDPKTGEIRVTGMIDFEERSSFEMRVQAKDGLGLTSYAKVIIDVTDVNDNAPVIDLNSLSNPIPENVSPGTEVGIINVQDRDSENNGQVLCSFQQGAPFKLVPSIKNYYSLVTTGQLDRELVSDYNLTITATDEGSPPLSSSKTVQLSVADINDNPPVFEEQSYSAYVTENNKPGSTLCSVTARDPDWRQNGTVIYSLLPGEVNGAPVSSYVSVNGDTGVIHAVRSFDYEQFRSFKVHVMARDNGSPPLSSNVTVSVFISDVNDNSPQILYPAPEGNSFMTELVPKAAHGGSLVSKVIAVDADSGQNAWLSYHIVKSTDPGLFSIGLHSGEIRTQRDISESDSMKQNLIVLVKDNGQPSLSATCSMYLLISDNLAEVPELKDISYDEKNSKLTSYLIIALVSVSTFFLTFIIIILGVRFCRRRKPRLLFDGAVAIPSAYLPPNYADVDGTGTLRSTYNYDAYLTTGSRTSDFKFVTSYNDNTLPADQTLRKSASDFADVFGESDEFPEVGII encoded by the coding sequence ATGGGAGACAAAGGATTTTCAGTGCTTCGCCCGATCTTCTGCTTTGCTTCCTTCTTTGTAACGCTGCACCTCGTTTATGGAGACCTGAGTTATTCTATTCCAGAAGAGATGAAACGCGACTCTGTTATTGGAAATATAGCCAAAGATCTCGGTGTTGATCTTAGTACTTTATCTTCACGAAAGGCCCGTGTTGATTTTCAGGGGACTCGTAAACGGTATTGCGACATTAATCAGGGTACCGGAGATTTGATTATATCGGACAGAATTGATAGAGAAAGCCTTTGTGTCAAGAAACCCTCGTGTGTTTTAAAAGTAGATCTGGTTCTAGAAAATCCACTGGAGCTTCATCGTATAACTCTTCATATTCAAGATGTAAATGATAACTCGCCAAAATTTAGGGATAATTTGATTGAAATGGAAATAAGCGAATCAGCTGAAAAGGGTAACCGCTTCTCAATCGAGGAGGCCCATGACGCAGATGTAGGTCAAAATGCTGTTCAAAGGTACAACCTACAGCAGAACGACAACTTTATTCTCGCTGTTGACAGCAACAAGGTTGAACTCGTGCTGGAGAATAAACTTGATCGAGAAAAGCAAAAAGAGATTAATTTGCTTCTCACAGCTTTAGATGGTGGTTCTGCTCAGAGATCAGGAACGGTAGTCATACACGTCACTGTACTGGATGCTAATGATAACGCCCCAGTGTTTAGCCAGGCCGTTTATAAAGCCATTCTGCCGGAAAACTCTCCTCCAGATACCACAGTGATTCGTGTCAGTGCTACTGACGCAGATGAAGGAGTGAATGGAGATGTGACATATGACTTTGGTCACATATCTGATGGCgatgtaaatgttttctcaaTTGATCCTAAAACAGGAGAAATTAGAGTAACTGGCATGATTGACTTTGAAGAGAGGAGTTCTTTTGAGATGAGAGTGCAAGCTAAAGATGGTTTAGGGCTAACCTCATACGCCAAAGTTATAATAGATGTTACGGATGTAAATGACAATGCTCCAGTCATAGATCTGAATTCACTGTCTAATCCCATACCAGAGAATGTTTCACCTGGTACAGAGGTGGGCATCATTAACGTGCAGGACAGAGACTCTGAAAATAATGGACAGGTCCTCTGCTCCTTTCAACAAGGTGCCCCTTTTAAATTGGTTCCTTCTATTAAAAACTACTATTCTCTGGTAACTACAGGACAACTGGACCGTGAACTAGTGTCTGATTACAACCTTACAATCACTGCCACTGACGAGGGCTCTccacctctgtcctcctctaaaACTGTTCAGTTATCTGTAGCAGACATCAACGACAATCCACCTGTGTTTGAGGAACAGTCCTACAGCGcatatgtgactgaaaataacaaacctGGCTCCACTTTATGTTCCGTTACTGCTCGAGACCCCGACTGGAGACAAAACGGTACAGTGATTTATTCTCTGTTACCTGGTGAGGTGAACGGAGCCCCGGTGTCCTCCTATGTATCTGTTAACGGAGACACGGGGGTGATCCACGCTGTGAGGTCGTTTGATTATGAACAGTTCAGGAGTTTTAAAGTGCACGTGATGGCCAGAGACAACGGTTCTCCTCCGCTCAGCAGCAATGTGACCGTCAGTGTGTTCATATCTGATGTGAATGACAACTCTCCTCAGATACTGTACCCCGCCCCGGAGGGCAACTCCTTCATGACTGAGCTGGTCCCCAAAGCTGCACACGGAGGCTCTCTGGTGTCCAAAGTGATAGCGGTGGACGCAGACTCCGGACAGAACGCCTGGCTGTCGTATCATATAGTCAAATCCACTGATCCGGGACTTTTCAGTATTGGTCTCCACAGCGGAGAGATCAGGACACAACGGGACATTTCTGAATCTGACAGCATGAAACAGAACCTCATTGTGTTAGTGAAAGATAATGgacagccctctctctctgccacctgttccatgtatttacttatttctgATAACTTGGCTGAGGTCCCAGAACTGAAGGATATTTCTTATGATGAGAAGAATTCCAAACTGACCTCTTATCTGATCATCGCGCTGGTGTCCGTTTCCACCTTTTTTCTGACtttcattatcatcatcctTGGTGTGAGGTTTTGTCGCAGGAGAAAGCCCAGACTGTTGTTTGATGGAGCAGTTGCCATCCCCAGCGCTTATCTCCCTCCTAATTATGCAGATGTTGACGGCACAGGAACTTTACGCAGCACTTATAATTATGACGCCTACTTGACAACAGGATCTAGAACCAGTGACTTTAAGTTCGTGACATCTTACAATGACAACACTCTGCCTGCTGACCAGACTCTGAGGAAAAGTGCGTCAGACTTTGCCGATGTATTTGGAGAGTCCGATGAATTTCCAGAGGTAggaattatttaa